A genomic window from Pontibacillus halophilus JSM 076056 = DSM 19796 includes:
- a CDS encoding universal stress protein, producing MFNKILLATDGTEHGLETVKRAAHLASIEQDASVTVLYVIDANSSKHDVISQGSIGVDHTRYERVRPIEEQLNFKGVPYTLEMVKGDPSREISDYANRHEYDIVVMGSRGLNAFQEVLLGSVSHKVTREVDCPVMIIK from the coding sequence ATGTTTAATAAAATACTACTAGCAACAGACGGTACAGAACACGGTCTAGAAACGGTCAAACGTGCAGCTCACTTAGCATCCATCGAACAAGACGCATCTGTCACGGTTTTATATGTTATTGATGCAAACTCCTCGAAACATGACGTCATTTCACAAGGGAGCATAGGAGTCGACCATACAAGGTATGAGAGGGTTCGTCCGATCGAAGAGCAGCTAAACTTTAAAGGTGTACCTTACACGCTAGAAATGGTGAAAGGAGACCCTAGTCGAGAGATATCGGATTATGCCAACAGGCATGAGTACGATATCGTCGTGATGGGGAGCCGTGGCTTGAATGCCTTTCAAGAGGTACTGCTAGGAAGTGTGAGTCATAAAGTTACCCGTGAAGTTGATTGTCCTGTCATGATTATTAAATAG
- a CDS encoding ribonucleoside-diphosphate reductase subunit alpha, with amino-acid sequence MIMTNERYSTNDDLLTYVKGLKHEFPHLDLNAYQDQMESIFSKKGETERSQLYHEMVLKALDEMDETAPDWTYVAERVYLKSLYEQVRERRGALEGTTYPDFYELLVTLREKGVYSSLLLNHYDEEEIRSLSEVIEPARDLKFTYIGLRTLADRYLARDHERLLYELPQERFLVIAMTLMAQEPKEKRAFYVKEAYWAISQLYMTVATPTLANAGKDYGQLSSCFIDTVDDSLQGIFDSNTDIANLSKAGGGIGAYLGKIRSQGSDIRGYKGVSSGVIPWMKQLNNTAVSVDQLGQRQGAIAVYLDVWHPDIFRFLDAKLNNGDERLRTHDLFTGVCIPDLFMEAVQDRDDWHLFDPHEVRSVMGFSLEDYYDEKDGEGSFREKYALCVANEALSRKTVPAIDIMKRMMISQLETGTPYMFYRDEVNRKNPNSHKGMVYCSNLCTEITQNQSATTVSEHYTEEGKIITVKEPGDFVVCNLSSINLGRAVPAGALERLIPIQMRMLDNVIDLNTITVLQAQLTNHKYRGVGLGTFGWHHLLANEGIRWESEEAVDYSDKLYERIAYLSIEASKELAKEKGSYPVFEGSEWETGAYFDKRGYKSTDACDWEDLKEEVQEYGVRNGYMMAVAPNSSTSIIAGSTASIDPIFQKFYSEEKKNYKIPVTAPDLNRANYWYYKSAYDIDQKWSIRQNAARQRHMDQSVSFNLYVRNNIKAKDLLELHIVAWKEKLKTTYYTRSTSTQDLEECESCSS; translated from the coding sequence ATGATCATGACGAATGAAAGGTATTCCACGAATGATGACCTATTAACGTATGTGAAAGGACTAAAGCATGAGTTTCCACATCTTGACCTGAACGCCTATCAAGACCAGATGGAAAGCATCTTCTCTAAAAAAGGAGAAACAGAACGGAGCCAGCTCTATCACGAAATGGTGTTAAAAGCCTTGGACGAAATGGACGAGACAGCACCAGATTGGACGTATGTGGCGGAAAGGGTTTACTTAAAGTCTCTCTATGAGCAAGTAAGAGAGCGGAGAGGAGCATTAGAAGGAACGACGTACCCAGACTTTTACGAGCTTCTTGTTACCCTTCGCGAGAAAGGTGTTTACAGCTCCTTGTTGCTTAACCACTACGACGAAGAAGAGATTCGTTCGCTATCAGAAGTGATTGAGCCCGCTCGCGATTTGAAATTTACATACATTGGGCTTCGAACGTTAGCAGACCGTTATTTAGCTCGTGACCATGAACGGTTGCTCTATGAACTGCCTCAAGAACGATTCCTCGTTATTGCGATGACGTTAATGGCTCAAGAACCGAAGGAGAAACGAGCGTTCTACGTGAAAGAAGCGTATTGGGCAATTAGCCAATTGTATATGACAGTCGCCACCCCTACGCTCGCCAACGCCGGCAAGGATTATGGGCAACTGTCGAGCTGCTTTATTGATACTGTGGATGATAGCCTGCAAGGAATCTTCGACAGCAACACAGATATTGCAAACTTGTCTAAAGCAGGTGGGGGAATTGGGGCTTATCTTGGGAAGATTCGCTCACAAGGAAGTGACATTCGTGGCTACAAAGGCGTGAGCTCTGGTGTAATCCCGTGGATGAAGCAGCTGAACAATACGGCGGTAAGCGTCGATCAACTCGGACAACGCCAAGGTGCCATTGCCGTGTATTTGGACGTATGGCATCCAGACATCTTCCGTTTTCTTGATGCAAAGCTGAACAATGGGGATGAACGCCTTCGTACACACGATTTGTTCACGGGGGTATGTATACCAGACTTATTTATGGAAGCCGTTCAAGATCGTGACGACTGGCATCTATTTGACCCCCATGAGGTTCGGAGTGTGATGGGATTTAGTCTAGAGGATTACTATGATGAGAAAGATGGGGAAGGCAGTTTCCGAGAGAAGTATGCTCTGTGCGTGGCCAACGAAGCCTTATCCCGAAAGACTGTTCCTGCCATAGATATTATGAAGCGCATGATGATTAGTCAACTTGAAACTGGGACCCCTTACATGTTCTACAGAGATGAAGTGAATCGGAAGAACCCAAATAGCCACAAGGGCATGGTCTATTGCTCCAACCTGTGTACGGAAATTACGCAGAATCAGAGTGCTACGACGGTGAGCGAGCATTACACAGAAGAAGGCAAAATTATTACGGTGAAAGAGCCGGGTGACTTTGTTGTGTGTAATCTATCGAGCATTAATCTTGGTCGAGCTGTACCGGCCGGAGCACTAGAGCGTTTAATTCCGATTCAAATGCGTATGCTCGATAATGTGATTGATTTAAATACCATTACGGTGTTGCAAGCACAGTTAACCAACCATAAATACCGCGGAGTTGGCCTTGGTACATTCGGATGGCACCACTTACTTGCTAACGAAGGCATTCGGTGGGAGTCAGAAGAAGCGGTCGACTACTCAGACAAGCTGTACGAACGTATTGCGTATTTATCCATTGAGGCAAGTAAAGAACTAGCGAAAGAGAAGGGCAGCTATCCAGTATTTGAAGGATCCGAGTGGGAGACTGGTGCCTATTTCGACAAGCGTGGATATAAATCAACAGATGCATGTGACTGGGAAGACCTGAAAGAAGAGGTACAAGAGTATGGCGTCCGTAATGGCTACATGATGGCGGTAGCTCCAAACTCGTCCACATCGATTATTGCTGGAAGCACGGCAAGCATCGACCCAATCTTCCAGAAGTTCTACTCAGAGGAGAAGAAGAATTATAAAATTCCGGTTACTGCACCTGACTTGAATCGGGCGAACTACTGGTACTATAAATCCGCCTATGACATCGACCAGAAATGGAGCATTCGCCAAAATGCTGCAAGACAACGTCATATGGATCAGTCCGTGTCATTTAACCTCTATGTACGGAACAACATTAAAGCGAAAGACTTGCTTGAACTTCATATCGTTGCATGGAAAGAGAAGCTAAAAACGACCTACTACACGCGCTCTACATCAACTCAAGACCTTGAAGAGTGCGAAAGTTGCTCATCTTAA
- a CDS encoding GntP family permease → MLSIIIGLILLMLLAYLGWSIIWIAPLVSGVVALLSGMNILDSYTGTYMEGFVGFAKDYFPIFLFGAVFGKLMEDTGAAQSVAYKITNLIGKKRAILGMLLSTAILTYGGVSLFVAVFAVYPIAVAMFREANVSRKLLPTTFVLGAFTFTMTALPGTPQIQNIIPINTFQTGPFAAPILGLVAGIIMAVGGYFYLTFRQSRLDKQGDQFTEPEGDNQVKEINEDELPNWILSIIPLVVVVVTLNLFDMSILISLLIGILLIMLFNISDYKQFIGAINGGASGSVMATINTSAAVGFGSVVTASPGFTSVKEMIFNIPLSPYFSEAFAVSLLAMITGSASGGMGIALEALGQQYYNIAIEQGLSLEAFHRITAVASGASILPHNGALLTLFTVMGLTHKDSYKDVFVVGLLIPIVATIAIILLAMLGIN, encoded by the coding sequence ATGCTTAGTATTATTATTGGCCTAATTCTCCTGATGCTTCTAGCTTACTTAGGATGGTCCATTATCTGGATCGCTCCACTTGTTTCTGGGGTTGTAGCCCTATTAAGTGGAATGAACATCCTTGACTCTTATACTGGTACGTATATGGAAGGCTTCGTAGGGTTTGCGAAAGATTACTTCCCTATCTTCCTATTTGGTGCAGTATTCGGTAAGTTGATGGAAGACACAGGTGCTGCTCAATCAGTAGCTTATAAAATCACGAACTTGATTGGTAAGAAACGTGCAATCTTAGGAATGTTGCTTTCTACAGCCATTCTTACTTACGGCGGTGTAAGTCTATTCGTAGCCGTGTTCGCGGTGTATCCAATCGCTGTAGCGATGTTCCGTGAAGCAAACGTATCTCGTAAATTGCTTCCGACTACATTCGTTCTAGGTGCCTTCACCTTTACGATGACAGCTTTACCCGGTACTCCTCAAATCCAGAACATCATTCCAATTAACACGTTCCAGACTGGTCCGTTCGCAGCTCCAATTCTTGGTCTTGTAGCCGGAATTATTATGGCTGTCGGTGGTTATTTCTACTTAACGTTCCGTCAGAGTCGTCTTGATAAACAAGGCGATCAGTTCACTGAGCCAGAAGGCGACAACCAAGTTAAAGAAATTAATGAAGACGAACTGCCTAACTGGATTCTTTCTATTATCCCGTTGGTCGTTGTCGTTGTTACTCTGAACCTGTTCGATATGAGTATCTTAATTTCCTTGCTCATTGGTATTCTGTTAATCATGCTCTTTAACATTAGTGACTACAAGCAGTTCATCGGAGCGATTAACGGTGGTGCTTCTGGTTCTGTCATGGCAACCATTAACACGAGTGCTGCAGTTGGTTTCGGTTCTGTTGTTACGGCATCACCTGGCTTTACAAGTGTGAAGGAAATGATCTTCAATATCCCACTTAGCCCTTACTTCTCAGAGGCATTTGCCGTATCTCTACTTGCCATGATTACAGGTTCTGCATCTGGTGGTATGGGAATTGCACTTGAAGCACTAGGTCAGCAGTATTACAACATTGCCATTGAACAAGGATTAAGCCTTGAAGCGTTCCACCGTATTACTGCGGTTGCTTCTGGTGCATCCATTCTTCCACACAACGGTGCATTGCTAACGCTATTCACCGTTATGGGCTTGACACACAAAGACTCTTATAAAGACGTGTTTGTGGTCGGATTATTGATTCCGATAGTTGCAACGATTGCGATTATCCTTCTTGCAATGCTTGGCATTAACTAA
- a CDS encoding DUF4184 family protein has translation MNTPDHAFWTYVASRKHKGKIKYFIIGSLVPDVIYYVVFLYLLVSTDIFSVEAIQSNGFGRVMLELAHALFAMPIVTVLRQTFHSLFVWGVIFVGVLLWRGWKLTAWTALLYGWLGHIIIDLFTHVTDAIPLFYPVSDWVFRSVVSYWDPNYGGDWFTLLNLIAMGGTTLYLVYKRVSRKRNSLH, from the coding sequence ATGAACACACCTGACCATGCATTTTGGACCTATGTCGCTTCCCGAAAGCATAAAGGCAAGATTAAATATTTCATTATTGGCAGTCTCGTACCAGACGTAATTTATTATGTCGTGTTTTTATACTTATTAGTTTCGACGGACATCTTCTCAGTAGAAGCCATACAGTCAAATGGATTTGGGCGAGTGATGCTTGAGTTAGCGCATGCTTTATTCGCTATGCCTATCGTTACAGTCTTGCGGCAGACCTTTCACTCTTTATTTGTATGGGGGGTTATCTTTGTTGGGGTTCTTCTATGGAGAGGTTGGAAGTTGACCGCGTGGACTGCACTTCTATACGGGTGGCTTGGTCATATTATTATCGATCTCTTCACTCATGTAACCGATGCGATTCCACTCTTCTACCCTGTAAGTGATTGGGTGTTTAGAAGTGTTGTTTCATATTGGGACCCGAACTATGGAGGAGATTGGTTTACATTGTTGAACTTAATAGCAATGGGAGGAACAACACTGTATTTGGTCTATAAAAGAGTGAGTCGCAAACGCAACTCACTCCATTAA
- a CDS encoding aldo/keto reductase, whose protein sequence is MEKIQLANDLSLSRIIHGHWRLKDWNISKEETLELVEYCISQGITTFDHADIYGNYECEALFGEALKLKPELREQIELVTKCGIVLPSENRPDHKTHHYNTSKDHIIQSVNQSLHNLATDYIDLLLIHRPDPFMDPAEVAEAFKELKQEGKVRHFGVSNFKQSQYDMLQAHLEFELVTNQIELSPYNLENFQDGTLDLCQEKRIAPMAWSPLGGGDVFTSQDDKAVRLRETLKKVANELGTDHIDEVMYAWLLSHPAQIMPIVGSGKKERIDRAIKAQSHTLTRDQWFEIYTSSMGYDIP, encoded by the coding sequence ATGGAAAAAATTCAACTAGCAAACGATTTGTCACTATCTCGCATTATTCACGGTCACTGGAGACTGAAAGATTGGAACATATCTAAAGAAGAGACGTTGGAACTCGTCGAATATTGTATTTCCCAGGGAATCACAACATTTGACCACGCTGATATCTATGGCAATTACGAGTGTGAGGCTCTATTTGGAGAAGCACTAAAGCTTAAGCCGGAATTACGTGAACAGATTGAACTTGTCACGAAGTGCGGTATTGTGCTCCCGTCGGAGAATCGACCTGATCATAAGACTCACCACTACAACACAAGTAAAGATCATATCATTCAGTCAGTAAATCAATCTTTACATAATCTCGCAACAGATTACATTGATTTGCTTCTAATCCATCGCCCAGACCCATTCATGGACCCTGCTGAGGTTGCAGAAGCGTTCAAGGAATTAAAGCAAGAAGGGAAAGTACGTCACTTCGGTGTCTCTAACTTTAAACAGTCCCAATACGACATGCTTCAAGCTCATCTAGAATTTGAGCTTGTCACGAATCAAATTGAACTTTCACCATACAACTTGGAGAATTTCCAAGACGGCACGCTAGACTTGTGCCAAGAGAAACGCATCGCTCCAATGGCATGGTCCCCTCTTGGAGGAGGAGATGTGTTCACAAGCCAAGACGACAAAGCAGTCCGTCTCCGTGAAACGCTTAAGAAAGTAGCAAACGAACTAGGCACAGACCATATAGATGAAGTCATGTATGCGTGGTTGCTCTCTCACCCTGCACAAATTATGCCAATTGTCGGTTCCGGCAAGAAAGAACGCATCGACCGTGCAATAAAGGCTCAATCTCACACATTGACACGGGACCAATGGTTTGAAATTTACACAAGTTCCATGGGATACGACATTCCATAA
- a CDS encoding ribonucleotide-diphosphate reductase subunit beta, whose amino-acid sequence MAETHLNERNLYDTAAPNKSTGIINGESSNILNWDDVRFPWAYPMYKNMLQNFWIPSEINMANDMRQWGSLSEKEQDTFKKVIGLLAFLDSVQTDYSGKISDYLTDSSLAALMQVLSFQEVIHNQSYSYVLSSLVEKAEQDRIFEYWKHDEVLLERNQFIAEGYLNFTEDPNPQTFIESIVYDVILEGLFFYAGFAFFYNLARNQKMVSTSTMINYINRDEQLHVRLFANIFKETLEENPELNTEENLQFVTDTFKRAAELEIKWASYIIGDDFEGITMEELDSYIKFMANKRCVELGAERPFERHHRNPLKWIKAYQDVDSGKSDFFEQKSRQYTKVDYADNGFDDL is encoded by the coding sequence ATGGCTGAAACACATTTAAACGAACGTAACCTATACGACACGGCTGCTCCAAATAAGTCGACTGGGATTATTAACGGCGAGAGCTCGAATATCTTGAACTGGGATGATGTTCGCTTTCCATGGGCTTATCCAATGTATAAGAATATGCTTCAGAACTTCTGGATTCCCTCAGAGATTAATATGGCAAATGATATGCGCCAATGGGGGAGCTTAAGTGAGAAAGAACAAGATACGTTTAAGAAAGTAATCGGCCTGCTAGCGTTTCTTGATTCGGTCCAAACCGATTACAGCGGCAAGATTTCGGATTACTTAACCGACTCAAGTTTGGCTGCTCTTATGCAAGTATTATCCTTTCAAGAGGTTATCCACAACCAATCGTATTCTTACGTCTTATCCTCACTCGTCGAGAAGGCGGAGCAAGACCGGATCTTTGAGTATTGGAAGCACGATGAAGTCTTACTAGAACGAAATCAGTTTATCGCTGAAGGATACCTCAACTTTACGGAGGATCCAAATCCACAAACGTTTATCGAATCAATCGTATACGATGTCATTTTAGAAGGGCTGTTCTTCTACGCGGGGTTTGCCTTCTTCTACAACCTTGCCAGAAATCAGAAGATGGTTTCTACGAGTACAATGATTAATTACATTAATAGGGATGAACAGTTACACGTTCGTCTCTTCGCCAATATCTTTAAGGAGACGCTAGAAGAGAACCCTGAGCTCAACACAGAAGAAAATCTTCAGTTTGTTACGGATACATTCAAGCGTGCTGCTGAGCTTGAGATCAAATGGGCGTCCTACATTATCGGAGACGACTTTGAAGGCATTACGATGGAAGAACTTGATTCCTATATTAAGTTTATGGCAAATAAGCGCTGCGTTGAACTTGGAGCAGAGCGTCCATTCGAGCGTCACCATCGAAATCCGTTGAAATGGATTAAGGCTTACCAAGATGTGGATAGTGGGAAATCTGATTTCTTCGAACAGAAGTCCCGTCAGTACACGAAAGTAGACTATGCGGACAATGGCTTTGATGATTTGTAG
- a CDS encoding SulP family inorganic anion transporter, whose protein sequence is MNLAQTIRQQWLGNVKSDVLAGIVVALALIPEAIAFSLVAGVDPMVGLYASFCIAVIIAFVGGRPGMISAATGAMALLMGGLVRDYGIEYLLAATVLTGIIQIIFGSLKIARLMRFIPRSVMTGFVNSLAILIFMSQLEHFAGEGWVMYAMVAGSLAIIYLFPRLTSSIPSPLVAIVVITVIAVMTNASTKTVGDMGELSQTLPIFALPDIPLNFETLQIILPYSIALAIVGLVESLLTSQIVDDMTDTGSNKNKEARGQGIANFVTGFFGGMAGCAMIGQSVINVKSGGRGRLSTFVAGAFLMFLIIVLNGLLIQIPMAALVGVMIMVSIGTFDWSSLTKLHRMPLSDAAVMVITVGVVVYTHDLSIGVITGVILSALFFAAKISKLKVEEKFDAKLDTMTFEVHGELFFVSSNDLPDYFNYKVDASTVILDFTDAHVHDDSAVGAIDKVVMKFKNQGKDVQVVGLNDRSAQLINQLAVYDKPDATAASH, encoded by the coding sequence ATGAATCTAGCACAAACAATCCGACAGCAGTGGCTAGGCAACGTGAAAAGTGATGTACTTGCAGGGATTGTCGTCGCATTAGCTCTAATCCCTGAGGCGATTGCTTTCTCACTTGTCGCTGGTGTCGATCCGATGGTTGGACTGTACGCTTCCTTCTGTATCGCTGTCATCATAGCCTTTGTCGGCGGACGACCAGGTATGATTTCAGCGGCTACAGGTGCCATGGCCTTGCTCATGGGTGGTCTTGTACGCGACTACGGAATTGAGTATTTGCTCGCTGCAACGGTTCTTACTGGTATTATTCAAATTATTTTTGGGTCACTTAAGATTGCGCGGTTAATGCGCTTTATTCCACGTTCTGTTATGACTGGGTTTGTGAATTCACTTGCAATCTTAATCTTCATGTCTCAATTGGAGCACTTTGCTGGAGAAGGTTGGGTCATGTACGCAATGGTTGCAGGTTCTCTTGCCATCATCTATCTATTCCCACGTCTCACAAGCTCCATTCCATCTCCACTTGTTGCAATCGTCGTGATTACCGTTATTGCAGTTATGACGAACGCGTCTACGAAGACCGTTGGAGATATGGGCGAATTGAGTCAGACGCTCCCAATCTTTGCGTTACCTGATATCCCGCTTAACTTCGAGACACTTCAGATTATCTTGCCTTATTCCATTGCCTTAGCAATTGTTGGGCTTGTTGAATCTTTACTAACGTCTCAAATTGTGGATGATATGACGGATACAGGAAGTAACAAGAACAAAGAGGCTCGTGGACAAGGGATTGCGAACTTTGTAACAGGTTTCTTTGGCGGAATGGCTGGCTGTGCGATGATTGGTCAATCTGTCATTAACGTGAAATCTGGAGGACGCGGTCGTCTATCTACGTTTGTTGCTGGTGCATTCCTAATGTTCCTCATTATTGTTCTTAACGGCCTATTGATTCAAATTCCAATGGCCGCACTCGTAGGTGTCATGATCATGGTTTCCATCGGTACATTCGATTGGTCATCCTTGACGAAGTTACATCGTATGCCACTGTCTGACGCTGCTGTCATGGTCATTACAGTAGGAGTTGTCGTGTACACGCATGACCTTTCAATTGGTGTTATCACTGGTGTAATTCTAAGTGCCCTATTCTTCGCAGCGAAGATCTCGAAGCTTAAAGTAGAAGAGAAATTTGATGCTAAGCTTGATACGATGACATTTGAGGTTCACGGAGAGCTATTCTTCGTATCATCGAATGACTTGCCTGATTACTTCAATTATAAAGTAGATGCGTCAACGGTTATCCTTGACTTTACAGATGCTCATGTTCACGATGATTCTGCAGTAGGAGCCATCGACAAAGTGGTCATGAAATTCAAGAACCAAGGAAAAGACGTTCAAGTCGTTGGACTGAATGACCGAAGCGCTCAACTCATTAATCAATTGGCTGTCTACGACAAGCCAGATGCAACAGCCGCTAGTCATTAA
- a CDS encoding GNAT family N-acetyltransferase, translated as MKLRTLVEEDAATYWAFRLHALEESPTAFLTTVEERRAKDDALSQTKRQLADHRSETIGAFKEGELVGVVTLLLSGAYRSRHKGTIVAMYVAPASRKNGVGKQLMEAILHSAKQRDLEMLTLEVATLNKRASSLYQSCGFMSYGILQHSLKTNKGYIDETSMVCYL; from the coding sequence TTGAAATTGCGAACGTTAGTCGAAGAAGATGCAGCCACTTACTGGGCATTTCGACTTCATGCATTAGAGGAGAGCCCAACCGCCTTCTTAACGACCGTCGAAGAAAGAAGAGCAAAAGACGACGCACTGTCACAAACCAAACGTCAACTGGCAGACCATCGTAGTGAAACGATTGGAGCATTTAAAGAAGGAGAATTAGTCGGGGTAGTCACATTACTGTTAAGTGGAGCTTATCGTTCAAGACACAAAGGAACCATCGTCGCAATGTACGTTGCTCCAGCATCACGAAAGAACGGGGTTGGAAAGCAATTGATGGAAGCTATCCTCCACTCGGCCAAGCAGCGCGACCTAGAAATGCTGACACTAGAAGTGGCTACGCTAAATAAACGAGCTTCCTCCCTCTATCAGTCTTGTGGCTTTATGAGCTATGGCATTCTCCAACACTCCTTAAAAACAAATAAGGGCTACATCGACGAGACATCCATGGTGTGCTACCTATAG
- a CDS encoding GNAT family N-acetyltransferase, whose product MIALRPFTKQDYTQLMDWVPTEHVLRQWAGPSFTYPLTSQQLDEYVNERKEDRWIFTVLSVQSGLSIGHVSLKHNVKHDSVRIGRVLVGESAERGKGYGQAIVRAVTDFSFNELQAHRVELGVFDFNNAARRAYTNVGFHEDGVLRDYRKMGREYWSLVEMSILKSEWLEQDEKD is encoded by the coding sequence ATGATTGCCCTACGACCATTTACAAAACAGGATTATACTCAACTTATGGATTGGGTTCCAACTGAGCATGTATTGCGCCAATGGGCGGGCCCGTCATTTACATATCCGTTGACCTCACAACAACTCGATGAGTATGTAAATGAGAGGAAAGAAGACAGGTGGATTTTCACGGTCTTAAGCGTCCAATCGGGTCTCTCTATTGGACATGTCTCACTGAAACACAACGTGAAACACGATTCTGTTCGCATTGGCCGCGTGCTAGTAGGGGAGAGTGCTGAGCGTGGGAAAGGATATGGACAGGCAATTGTGAGAGCAGTGACAGACTTCTCGTTTAACGAGTTACAAGCTCATCGCGTGGAGCTAGGTGTCTTTGATTTCAATAATGCTGCTCGGCGTGCTTACACGAATGTGGGCTTTCATGAGGATGGAGTTCTTCGAGACTACCGGAAAATGGGGCGTGAGTATTGGAGCTTAGTGGAAATGTCAATTCTGAAGTCTGAGTGGCTTGAACAAGATGAGAAAGATTGA
- a CDS encoding YczE/YyaS/YitT family protein, whose amino-acid sequence MHKETVLQLMLYFMGIFVSSLGLALLIISGVGVAPGDSVAVGLAERTPISVGVFLIIGFVALVMINALIEKKRPRFESIIPSVIRGLTLNFWLYLIFNNQVLDVLWLQWTVFAIGVVCIGLGIAVYLHAPFPHIPVDHFMMVVNENTNQSKRFVRVLFEGVLALIGFVLGGFDVVGWGTLITALMLGPFIQWFYEKTYFLEDIAPPKHRKELME is encoded by the coding sequence ATGCATAAAGAAACAGTTCTTCAGCTCATGCTCTACTTCATGGGCATCTTCGTCTCAAGCTTAGGGCTTGCGCTTCTTATTATTTCTGGTGTTGGAGTCGCTCCTGGTGATAGTGTTGCCGTAGGACTGGCCGAACGAACACCGATTAGCGTTGGGGTATTTCTCATTATCGGATTTGTCGCGCTTGTTATGATCAATGCTCTTATAGAGAAGAAACGTCCTCGTTTTGAATCCATCATCCCGAGTGTTATCCGCGGGTTAACTCTTAACTTTTGGTTGTACTTAATCTTTAACAATCAAGTATTGGACGTGCTATGGTTGCAATGGACCGTTTTCGCCATTGGGGTTGTGTGTATCGGACTTGGCATCGCGGTTTATCTTCATGCCCCTTTCCCACATATTCCTGTCGACCACTTTATGATGGTCGTAAACGAAAATACAAATCAATCAAAGCGCTTTGTACGAGTCCTATTTGAAGGTGTACTCGCTTTAATCGGATTTGTGCTTGGTGGCTTTGATGTCGTTGGTTGGGGAACGCTTATTACAGCGCTTATGCTCGGACCATTTATTCAATGGTTCTATGAGAAAACGTATTTCCTAGAAGACATTGCCCCACCTAAACATCGTAAAGAATTAATGGAGTGA
- a CDS encoding metallophosphoesterase produces the protein MEEYWLYGVGFLLLIGIGWELLFILPTSWLKVERVEWDTKAKKTIVQISDLHIRHLRVPMSTIERTIKDASPDYIFLTGDYIDKHPSELPKLESFLKMIERVGVETYAVLGNHDRHTNQEEAVTDLLKKYGVTVLKNEYVEKEDVVIVGIDDYALRYHNVPASFNFSNEEDKDVLVLTHDPDVVTVVDQPFHFLVSGHLHGKQVNVPFLFKLKDMGQLAKQGVYQGQHPHSKGTFYISKGIGQSALNIRFFVRSEMTIHNLNGKRT, from the coding sequence ATGGAGGAATATTGGCTCTATGGAGTAGGGTTCCTACTTCTTATTGGAATTGGATGGGAGCTTTTATTTATTTTACCGACTAGTTGGTTAAAGGTTGAACGAGTAGAGTGGGATACGAAAGCGAAGAAGACCATTGTGCAAATTAGCGATTTGCATATCCGTCATTTACGTGTTCCAATGTCGACGATTGAGCGGACGATAAAGGATGCGTCTCCTGATTATATCTTCTTAACGGGAGATTACATTGATAAACATCCAAGCGAGCTTCCAAAGCTAGAATCATTCTTAAAGATGATTGAACGAGTAGGAGTCGAGACGTACGCTGTACTTGGCAATCATGATCGACACACGAATCAAGAAGAGGCAGTGACAGATTTATTAAAGAAGTATGGGGTTACTGTATTAAAGAATGAATATGTAGAGAAGGAAGATGTGGTAATCGTAGGGATTGATGATTATGCGCTACGCTATCACAATGTACCAGCCAGTTTTAACTTCTCGAATGAAGAAGACAAGGATGTACTTGTCCTTACTCATGACCCCGATGTAGTGACTGTCGTGGACCAGCCGTTTCACTTCTTGGTCTCAGGCCATTTACATGGGAAGCAAGTCAATGTGCCATTCTTATTTAAGTTGAAAGACATGGGACAACTAGCTAAGCAAGGCGTGTATCAAGGCCAGCATCCTCACAGCAAAGGAACCTTCTATATCTCTAAAGGGATTGGTCAATCTGCGTTAAACATCCGGTTCTTCGTTCGAAGTGAGATGACGATTCACAACCTAAATGGAAAGCGAACATAA